Part of the Gigantopelta aegis isolate Gae_Host chromosome 15, Gae_host_genome, whole genome shotgun sequence genome is shown below.
GCAGTATAATTAAACTGATAGTTTACTCATTTTACGTGTGTCTTGTAGTCAGTGCAGTATAATCAGTATAATTAAACTGACAGTTGACTCATTTCTAGGTGTGTCTTCTACTCCCTCCAGTATAATTAAACTGACAGTTGACATATTTCTAGGTGTGTTTTTCACCCTGTGCAGTATAACTAAACTAACAGTTGACTCATTGCTATGTATGTCTTATACACCATACAGTATAATTAAACTAACACTTGACTCATTTCTAGGTATGTCTTATACACCATACAGTATAATTAAACTGATAGTTCACTCATTTTAGGTATGTAGTATACACCATACAGTATAATTAAACTGACAGTTCACTAATTTCTAAGTATATCTTGTACTTTGTGCAGTAAAATTAAACTAACAAATGACTCATTTCTAGTAATGCATAGCGAATGCATAAGGGAAAACATGTGGCCCGATCAAGGATGCCAAATGACAGTGTGTACTGTTAACGTGCTACGGCAAATATGATAAGTAATgttgttgtaaagaggtgttttcagacgtcggatGCCCGTTTGTTTGAGGCGCGGTTGGTgcatgatcgatccccgtcggtgggtaatcctttatgtatatgtatatacagacacacatacatacatatacgaGGGTACTATAAAAAGTCCTCGGCCTCACCCAGAAAACAGCACAGGCGAAATATtgttcttgcattattttcaaCATAGTCTCCTTTAACTTTAATGCACTTGGTCCACCGATGTTCAAGCTTCGCTATCCCTTCGCGAAAGAAGGTCACATCTTGAGTCTCCGGGTAATCCTCAACCATGGATGACTTCAACATCACTCTGAGAATGGTGACCACGCAAATGGGATTTCAGTGTCGCAAACAGAAGTCAGACGGTGCCAGATCGGGTAAGTAAGGTGCATGGGGCAACAGTCAAAGCCACATTTGGCTGCTTCTGCCACTGCGACCTGTGCTGTGTGGATGGGCGCATTGTCCTGAAGCAACACCACGCCAGCTGTCctctctgtttttttctttgataGCTTCTTTCAGATGTCGCAATTCTGATGCATAGTAGTCTCCCCATTAATGGTTTTATCCTCTTGCAAGAAGTTCCTCACTGTCCCAAAACATAGAAGCCATCACCTTGTAGACAGATGCCACTTGCTTGAACTTTTTGGGAGGCGGACAACCGATGTGTTTCCATTGTTTACTTTCATTCTTTGATTTGGGGTCAAAGTGGTGAACCCATGTCTCATCCTGGGTCACAAATCTCCTGAGGAATATGGCTGGAGCAGCCTGAACTGAACTGTTCGAACTTTCCATTCTATTCAACTTTTGATCTGGTGTCAACATTCGGGGCACCCATCTTGCAAACAGTTTCCTCAGCCCCAAGATGTCAATCAAAACAACGTGAACTGAGCCAACACTGATGCCCATAGTGTCCGCTATGTGTTAGACAGTCACACATCTATCATTCATGACCATGCAGTGAATGGCCTCCACTTGATCGTCCGTGGTCGCTGatttggcctcagaccacaattaatttcgctatatgtttctatatagccttagtggctataacatgtttattaatatcagcaagcCCGtgcagttttgtatgtacctttgcctgcatgggggacacataccctgaaaaggacaacccctgttgtccagctctttctcccagcatattggtttaaacagacaaaccctctaaaccaggccggagtacacccattttacacaaaaagcactacgtttgcatgggccggaattaccacaaacaagtcttcaatgtcaacaagttacacatgtttacaaactacatgctatcccctgtcacttcagtcaaacagttgccacttcacagctgtctgccatgaaataatcatagtcaaacagcagactacttgcgcggtcaaatgtccggattttggacaaccaactgggaagataactgtaatctgaggccattgTGGGCATCCCGGCCGTTGGCCATCTTCGGTACTCTCCCTGCCATGCTTGAAATCAGCAACCCACTTCTTTACAGTTGAATAGCATAGGGAGTCCTAAGTGTGTTGCCCATGTATTCGTGGATTTCCTTGGGGGTCGTTCCCTTTTTATGCAGATACTTGATCACAGCTCTGGCTTCTTTCTTGTCCATTTGTTTTGGTTTCCCTCTCACCTACTGAATTTCAAAGGGCGACACGCGCAAAGAaatgatgacaaacatttgagtTTTCGTGGACAGTGATATAAGGCTTTATAGTATACAGTTATGCCCCATATTAGGAGTTACGCCTCTTGTTTCTGGGTGAGGCCGAGAACGTtttgaaaaagtttgttttatttagccgctagagcacattgtttctGGGTGAGGCCATATGAGACACGTTTTTAAGTACCCtcgtatgcacacacacacacaggatagccttgttgaaccaattatggatcacaagtggtttacacaccCACACTTGCGGACACTCACACCCACActgggacacacacacacacacacacacacacacacacacacacacacacacacacacacacacacacacacacacacacacacatatatatatttcaccaCCCACATGTTTTCCTTAAAATTTATGATTACACCTAATACGTGTATGCATAGCGACATAACTTCAGTAGAAATACCGGACATAAAATAATAGGGCTTCTGCCACCTCGAAAACATAATCGTATACAGAACATCCCTTATCAAACAGGGCTTGATGTCTTGTCCTCCATATGTTCACTAAACTTTAATTCTGATTACTAAAGACAATGATGTGTCCATACTAAAATAAGATGGAAGAGGTGTATCTTACTggtaagtggcagtcctcctacagacaaaGTAGGTTCGAGATAAGGTATacatcctggggagtggcaaCCATCCTACCGATGAAGCAGACACCAGGCAAGGTGTATCTTATTGATACGTCGCACCAGGccgtcctcctacagacgaagtGGATTTTAGATGAGGTGTATCTTACTGGGGAAATGGCACCAGGTAGTACTACAGACGAACTAGATACTACATGAAGAGTATCTTACTAGAAAATGACATCAGGCAGACCTGCTACAGACGAAACAGATACTAGATAAGGTTATCTTCCTGAGAGGTGGCACCAGGCAGTCCTACAGACGAACTAGATGCTGCATGAGGAGTATCGTACTGGGAAATGGCACCAGACAGTCCTCCTATACTATACTAGATAAGACGTATCCGTTTGA
Proteins encoded:
- the LOC121389687 gene encoding uncharacterized protein LOC121389687, which gives rise to MGISVGSVHVVLIDILGLRKLFARWVPRMLTPDQKLNRMESSNSSVQAAPAIFLRRFVTQDETWVHHFDPKSKNESKQWKHIGCPPPKKFKQVASVYKVMASMFWDSEELLARG